The bacterium DNA window TCATCTTATTGTTTTTGCTCGATGAGAAGGTGGTTATCAGGTCAATTTGGAAGGTGATATTTTCCTCTCGGCAGGCTATTGCGTACCGTTATGGGTTATCTCCTCAATCTTATAGTACCTCTGTATATCTCATTCTCAATCCCTTGCTTTCCCTGTATCGATTACTTCGAGGGTTTATTGTCGATTCCTGGGCGGGTAAGGGAATTGGAAGGAGTTAAAATTTATAAATAAAATTTAATATTTAAAATATATTCTTTAAATAATAGATAAAAATAATAGATATAATTTTTTTGATCATGATTAATGTTTTATATTGAAATTTGATTAAATATTAACTATAATGAATATGAACAATGAATATCAGGAGATTATTTTATGCTTATGAAGTATATCGCAAAGAATGAAAATACAGCTTCGCGAATAATCGATGGGCAGGCAGTGATCATGACTCTGGGAGACAACACCTTGCATACCTTGAATGGTGTGGGATCAAGAATATGGGAGTTGTGCACCGGTCAAAAAACCATTGGAGAAATTATCGGCGTGATCCAGTCTGAATATTCAGCCAGCCCTGAAAGTATCAGGTCGGATTGTGAGATTTTTATTCAGGAGCTTTGTACGAAAGGAATATTGATCGTGCAGGATGAAAAAGCGTCAGAGAAGAATTAGGTACCAATTATAATGGACATTATATCCTATACCCTGGAGAAAAAAATTCCCATTGCTGTCCAAATGAACTTAACCAGGAAATGCAATCTCCACTGCATCCACTGCTGCGTAGGGAAGAGGAGGAAGACACACAGGGACCAAAACGACAGGGCTGGCTCGGAGTTGAGCCTGCTGCATATTCAGCGGGTTTTCAAGCAATTGGTTCAGGCCGGGTGCCTTCTTCTCACGCTGTCGGGGGGTGAGATCTTACTTCGGGAGGATCTGATTGATATTATAAGCTGTGCCCGGAGTATGGGCTTTGCGGTTAAGGTTTTTACCAATGGAACCCTGATAGGCAGGAAGAATGCCGAAGCGTTCCA harbors:
- a CDS encoding PqqD family protein; the protein is MKYIAKNENTASRIIDGQAVIMTLGDNTLHTLNGVGSRIWELCTGQKTIGEIIGVIQSEYSASPESIRSDCEIFIQELCTKGILIVQDEKASEKN